The following proteins are encoded in a genomic region of Bacillus sp. FJAT-22090:
- a CDS encoding GNAT family N-acetyltransferase — protein MRQLNEKIDFRAYVEDDFESIHLLNIQEEWNNLVAKKEDTKNAWSHSNVAFVASANGRIIGYIRGITDGYISLLVCELVIDQNYRGLGIGTDLLKYVHNLFPKTRMELLASSSSRTYYEGQEFRNFYGYRKTFEEW, from the coding sequence ATGAGACAATTAAATGAGAAAATTGATTTTCGAGCATATGTAGAAGATGATTTTGAAAGTATTCATCTATTAAATATACAGGAAGAATGGAATAATCTTGTTGCTAAAAAGGAAGATACAAAAAATGCATGGAGTCATTCAAATGTTGCATTTGTTGCATCTGCCAATGGCCGTATAATTGGCTATATAAGAGGAATAACAGATGGTTATATTTCACTTTTAGTTTGTGAGCTAGTGATTGATCAAAATTACCGTGGATTAGGAATTGGAACAGATTTATTGAAATATGTACATAATCTTTTTCCAAAAACACGAATGGAGTTACTTGCTTCTAGTTCCTCCCGCACATATTATGAGGGTCAAGAATTTAGGAATTTCTACGGGTATCGAAAAACGTTCGAAGAATGGTGA
- a CDS encoding GntR family transcriptional regulator, translating to MNQHNTNSRSAYQQAYEVIRDRILNGDLPGGTKVVEEKLAAELGISRTPIRESLRQLSNEGLIVNKKVVQPTEKDLRNLFQVRILLEGFSAKSAAMYLPEDDLQALSSCIKIGREGKTEDIMEANELFHEIIVRASGNSLMIETIDRMKSIIYLFRKTVVLYKRPHLIDEHEEIYEAIKSRDGEKAKQLMETHLQADLDFCLHIIK from the coding sequence ATGAACCAACACAATACAAATTCTCGCTCTGCCTATCAACAAGCATATGAAGTTATTCGGGACCGAATCTTAAATGGTGATTTACCAGGTGGAACAAAAGTTGTAGAAGAAAAACTTGCAGCAGAATTAGGAATTAGCCGTACGCCAATTCGAGAGTCTCTTCGTCAACTAAGCAATGAAGGCCTTATCGTCAATAAAAAAGTCGTACAACCGACGGAAAAAGACTTACGCAACTTATTTCAAGTAAGAATACTGCTCGAAGGATTCTCTGCAAAATCAGCAGCAATGTATTTACCAGAAGATGATCTACAAGCTCTTTCAAGCTGCATTAAAATTGGAAGAGAAGGAAAAACAGAAGATATTATGGAGGCTAATGAGCTTTTTCACGAGATAATTGTAAGAGCAAGTGGTAACTCACTTATGATAGAAACAATCGACCGAATGAAATCAATTATTTATCTGTTTCGAAAAACGGTAGTTCTCTATAAAAGACCACATCTTATCGATGAACACGAGGAAATATATGAAGCTATCAAATCAAGAGATGGAGAAAAAGCTAAACAACTGATGGAAACACACTTACAAGCAGATTTAGACTTCTGTTTGCATATAATTAAATAG
- a CDS encoding GNAT family N-acetyltransferase, translating to MDILIELLKEIDAEGLLRFELENRAFFEEMVPSRGDDYYNPQIFKERHKDLLEEQEQGVSYFYLIKNLEGSILGRINLVDIDKSLKEAHLGYRVGQVNTGKGIANKALKLLIDSLKEKNIKTIIAKTTTNNISSQRVLEKNGFLEFVNGEHEKQDDKLKFLYYSWTINKERSY from the coding sequence ATGGATATATTAATTGAGTTATTAAAAGAGATAGATGCTGAAGGTTTATTAAGATTTGAACTTGAAAACAGAGCTTTTTTCGAAGAGATGGTACCTTCTCGTGGCGATGATTATTATAATCCTCAGATATTTAAAGAAAGACATAAAGATTTATTAGAAGAACAGGAACAAGGGGTTTCTTATTTTTATTTAATAAAGAATCTGGAGGGTTCTATTCTTGGTAGGATAAATTTAGTGGATATCGATAAATCACTCAAAGAGGCTCATCTCGGTTATCGAGTGGGACAAGTAAACACTGGAAAAGGTATTGCCAACAAAGCATTGAAATTATTAATAGATAGTTTGAAGGAAAAAAACATCAAAACAATTATAGCTAAGACTACTACTAATAACATATCATCCCAAAGAGTTTTAGAGAAAAATGGATTTCTGGAATTTGTGAATGGAGAGCATGAAAAACAAGATGACAAATTAAAATTTCTCTATTATTCTTGGACAATTAATAAAGAACGTTCATACTAA
- a CDS encoding DinB family protein has protein sequence MKKLIEKNEYAPYYSPYVDLVSEGNIIEILEKQIEETSTFLKNISDQQALFRYAPEKWSIKEVIGHMADTERIMAYRLLSFARGETNSLPGFSEMEYVQHAFFDKQSIDDLIENLIVVRQSTIQLVKSLSNEELQRRGIANNHEITVRALIVIIAGHELHHGNILNERYISSDSYPRK, from the coding sequence ATGAAAAAATTAATAGAAAAAAATGAGTATGCACCATATTATTCACCTTATGTGGATTTAGTTTCAGAAGGGAATATTATTGAAATTTTAGAGAAACAAATAGAAGAAACTAGTACCTTTTTAAAAAATATATCTGATCAACAAGCTCTATTCCGATATGCTCCTGAGAAATGGAGTATAAAAGAAGTGATTGGACATATGGCAGATACAGAGCGAATAATGGCATATCGACTTCTTTCCTTTGCACGAGGTGAAACCAACTCTCTACCTGGTTTTAGTGAAATGGAATATGTTCAACATGCATTTTTTGATAAGCAGTCAATCGATGATCTTATCGAAAATTTGATAGTAGTCCGCCAATCAACTATCCAACTTGTTAAGAGTCTTTCTAATGAAGAGTTACAACGTCGTGGGATAGCAAATAATCATGAAATAACAGTTCGGGCTCTTATTGTCATTATCGCAGGGCACGAACTTCATCATGGAAACATATTAAATGAACGATACATTAGTTCCGATTCCTATCCAAGAAAATAG
- a CDS encoding class I SAM-dependent methyltransferase, with amino-acid sequence MSNAYLDLLAYLGIGGAHPGGFALTQSILEDENILPTGSVLDIGCGTGQTAAYIAKKFDCNVTAIDNHPIMIEKARKRLISNENKLKVRKGDAQNLDFVDDSFDLIIAESVIVFTDITKTLNELSRVLKSEGKLILIEMTAEQCLSEELQERICSLYGIYTILNEAEWIAHLQQAGFTQINIINTPSGLIQSEIDDINQSANINTDFFDLWDEHNQFLLQNPHILGFRAFICQLS; translated from the coding sequence ATGTCTAATGCTTATTTAGATTTATTAGCTTATTTAGGAATTGGTGGTGCGCATCCGGGAGGTTTTGCTTTAACCCAATCTATATTGGAAGATGAGAATATTCTTCCAACTGGATCTGTTCTTGATATAGGTTGTGGAACGGGACAAACTGCAGCTTATATAGCAAAAAAATTTGATTGTAACGTGACTGCGATAGATAATCACCCCATTATGATAGAAAAAGCTAGGAAGCGATTAATTTCAAACGAAAACAAATTAAAAGTAAGGAAAGGAGACGCACAAAACTTGGATTTTGTGGATGACTCCTTTGATTTAATTATAGCCGAATCTGTTATCGTTTTTACTGACATAACAAAGACGTTAAATGAACTTTCAAGAGTTTTAAAAAGTGAGGGGAAGTTGATTTTGATTGAAATGACAGCTGAGCAGTGTTTATCAGAAGAATTGCAAGAAAGAATATGCAGCCTATATGGCATCTATACAATTTTAAATGAAGCTGAGTGGATCGCTCATTTGCAGCAAGCTGGATTCACTCAAATTAATATTATCAATACCCCCTCGGGTCTGATTCAAAGTGAAATAGATGACATTAATCAATCAGCTAACATAAATACAGATTTCTTTGATTTATGGGATGAACATAACCAGTTTTTACTTCAAAACCCTCATATTCTCGGCTTTCGTGCATTTATATGTCAGCTTTCGTAA